A stretch of Triticum aestivum cultivar Chinese Spring chromosome 1D, IWGSC CS RefSeq v2.1, whole genome shotgun sequence DNA encodes these proteins:
- the LOC123181372 gene encoding shaggy-related protein kinase alpha has protein sequence MHMMRRLKSIASGRSSVSDPGGDSGSKRPKFDQDGLGDIVIQPHLSDDKPMHLDQESSSSSSHRDAEASTSTSMNPAKAEETGADLPKGMNDMTISDDKVGHNNDKEAEGVTVDGNGTEAGQIIVTTIGGQNGKPKQKVSYMAERVVGTGSFGVVYQAKCLETGETVAIKKVLQDKRYKNRELQTMQLLEHPNVVQLKHHFFSTTERGEVYLNLVLEYVSETVYRVAKYYCRLNQRVPILYVKLYAYQMCRALAYIHRVVGVCHRDIKPQNLLVNPHTHQLKLCDFGSAKKLVPGEPNISYICSRYYRAPELIFGATEYTTAIDIWSVGCVVAELLIGQPLFPGESGVDQLVEIIKILGTPTREEIRCMNPNYSEFKFPQIKAHPWHKLFGKRMPPEAVDLVSRLLQYSPNLRCIAVDACAHPFFDELRDPKTCLPNGRPLPPLFNFSGAELEGLPVELLHRIIPEQMRK, from the exons GGTGGTGACTCTGGCTCAAAAAGGCCAAAATTTGATCAGGATGGATTGGGCGATATTGTCATTCAACCACATCTATCTGATGACAAACCTATGCATCTAGACCaagaatcatcatcatcatcatctcataGAGATGCTGAGGCAAGCACATCTACTAGTATGAATCCTGCTAAAGCTGAAGAAACGGGTGCAGATCTTCCGAAAGGAATGAATGATATGACAATAAGCGATGATAAAGTTGGCCATAATAATGATAAG GAAGCTGAAGGGGTTACCGTTGATGGAAATGGAACAGAAGCTGGCCAGATCATTGTGACAACAATAGGAGGTCAAAATGGGAAGCCAAAGCAG AAGGTCTCATACATGGCAGAACGCGTCGTTGGGACTGGTTCGTTTGGTGTAGTATATCAG GCCAAGTGCTTGGAAACTGGAGAGACTGTTGCCATTAAGAAGGTGCTGCAGGATAAGAGATATAAGAACAGAGAGTTGCAAACAATGCAGTTACTTGAGCATCCAAATGTAGTTCAGCTAAAGCATCACTTCTTTTCGACAACTGAGAGGGGTGAAGTGTACCTAAACCTTGTACTTGAATATGTCTCAGAGACAGTTTATCGTGTTGCCAAATATTATTGTCGGCTGAACCAGCGTGTACCCATACTATATGTTAAGTTGTATGCATATCAG ATGTGCCGGGCCCTTGCATATATCCATCGTGTTGTTGGTGTATGCCATCGAGATATTAAGCCGCAAAATCTGTTG GTCAATCCTCATACGCATCAACTTAAGCTTTGTGATTTTGGGAGTGCTAAAAAACTG GTCCCTGGAGAGCCAAACATCTCATACATCTGCTCGCGGTATTATAGGGCTCCTGAACTAATATTTGGAGCTACAGAGTACACCACAGCAATTGATATCTGGTCTGTTGGTTGTGTAGTAGCTGAGCTTCTGATTGGTCAG CCTCTGTTTCCTGGAGAAAGTGGCGTTGATCAGTTGGTTGAAATTATAAAG ATTTTGGGTACCCCAACAAGAGAAGAAATCAGATGCATGAACCCAAACTACTCCGAATTCAAGTTCCCTCAGATAAAAGCTCATCCCTGGCACAAG ctTTTTGGTAAGCGTATGCCACCTGAAGCAGTTGATCTTGTGTCAAGGCTACTTCAGTACTCACCAAATCTGCGCTGCATAGCT GTTGATGCTTGTGCCCATCCGTTCTTCGATGAACTGCGGGATCCCAAGACCTGCTTGCCAAATGGACGGCCATTACCACCATTATTCAACTTCTCGGGGGCTG AGCTAGAAGGCCTCCCTGTTGAGCTACTCCACCGGATCATTCCTGAACAGATGAGGAAGTGA